From a region of the Dehalococcoidia bacterium genome:
- a CDS encoding glutamate--tRNA ligase has translation ETLRPLASELGLKAGQLFSPIRIACTGRTASPGLFETMTVLGKERCLARIRSAINRLQRV, from the coding sequence AGGAAACGCTTCGGCCTCTTGCTTCGGAATTAGGGCTCAAGGCGGGGCAATTGTTCAGCCCCATTCGCATCGCCTGCACCGGCCGCACCGCTTCTCCCGGACTCTTTGAGACCATGACGGTTCTGGGGAAAGAGCGTTGCCTTGCGCGGATCCGATCCGCCATCAACCGGCTTCAAAGAGTCTAA